In Citrus sinensis cultivar Valencia sweet orange chromosome 3, DVS_A1.0, whole genome shotgun sequence, the sequence taaggttaaataaaagtgaaattgaGTGTTTACCTTGCAAAATAAGAGAGTAGATGGAGAATACACAATTGCAAGGTAGAGAAAGAGATTCGTGAATggtatttttgagtttttttttttttaatggtgaatttattttttaaaatgagttCAGAGAGTAATTTGATGGGTTTAAAACGCTCCATCCttaaaacaataatcaaatgtgaaattaaattatatatgccCAAGTAAAACTTAGTGTTcgatatcaaattttattacaatgacatttcaaaaacaaattacaataACAAAATGGATTCATCAAAAGGCGGTGTTACCATGTATGATGATGATCTTTAGTTACATttagtattatatatatatatatattagggAGCCCCTAAGTTATATGTAATGTAACTTACACTCACTCACATAAACAGTGGGTGGTATGGGGCTCACTCAGTATTCGTGTGAGTAGTGTGAGTTACAATACATGTAACTTAGCACTTGcctatattttatatttttaatgattgatCATATGCTTCATCTTAATAGCTTGAACTTAAATTGCATGTATTTGAGAGTAAATCTCTCCTATATTTGCAAGTAGGGATTTAAGATGCTTTATGAGTGTAGTTATATGGTAAtcatttattataatactttattattttaaatcacTTGCATTTTCTTAACAACATTCGATCACTCGGaagcaaaattataatttttgtataatattaaacaaatagaGGTGAGATATGTAAtccttattttctcaaaatttgaaCTCGAGCTCGCAttgttaagtaaataaaactatttgaaAACTATTTTGAGAAGCTTATTAAAACAATTACCTTCTAAGAAATGTGAAGCCAATAGGGGTAGGTGTCCCGTtcgttttttcttttaaaaacttttaaatctcaaccaaaagttttatttgcCCCCAATAAGACATTTGATTTATCCCCCGACAATTTTGAGTAATATACAAAAATGTATGCTCAAAATTAAATGTTCGTCGTGAAATTCACTTTAAATAAgtacattaaatataaaattatttgaaaaatatttgagaaaaatcaaatcctttaaagtaaaataaaattttgtcccCTATTGAATTTGGAATCTGGTTGCGAACTTTAAGcttatatttttctatgtATCTCATATTAATCTAATTTGCTTAAAATGcgatattaaaattatttgttgaagTACTCTTTATACTCGTTCTTCTTCATCAAAGACCATTTAATATACACTATTATCACcatcaatttgattttttttttttaatgacaatcacttatttaactttaaaatGTATGCATAATAGTGATAATGTTATacgatattattattaagttttagcatGAGTTAAATCACTACAAATAGAATGTGTCACTTTATacatcattaaatatttaatgatgcATTCACAGAATTGCATCATTAAATACATCATTAAATATTGTGGGGGCTAAATGTTCTTAATAGGTAAAAATCATTCTCTCTTGCGAAATGCGAGTGGAGTATGGATATCCCTCCTCTGTGAGGGGTTATTTATCTGAGCATGTacttcacataatttaatgtaataatataagtctcaattatatatatctgattgtaattATCAGTATAATATATCTGTTATAATagcagttgttgtaaatatatgtgtaatgcagtaatcTGATGTTTAAtcagtattcaaaaaaaaaaaattcttgcattctaattttattcttgttcaaaaaagtaattaaattttttttttgaaggacaaaaagataatttaattgagttAACTCTGATAGTGAAAGTAAGAGATCAATAGAATGGATTGACTATATTATCTCCCCCAACAATTTTGGGgagaaaatcatttaattagtGCACACATAATCTGAATCCTAAGTGATTACGTGTCATCTCGGAAAGAAAATAGTAATTTCACGTATTCCCAAATCCcccatttttcaattattgtctTATCTAAAAGATTTTTAGattattagaaaagaaaaaattttctagCCCGTCACGCATATCGTGGATTTGATGCAGAATTGTTGTGGCAGGAGGTCAATCGTTTGTAAGGGAAGGGAAGCATCATCAAACGCGAAATCACCAGTCCAAACAAATGTTgactaaaaagaaaatcgaACGACCAGAACACAAACTCCCAACTCGAGCTGCGAAGCACGCAATCATCGCCTCCCCTCATATCCTTAAATAAAGTGCCAAGTCCCTAACCTAACATATCACTGCCTACAGTCGTCGTTATAAAAGCACGTATCGTTCTTCGAGTTCTTACTACCCCCTATCTCCCATCCGTGGGATTATAAGGACGGCCCGTGCTCGGGTATTGTAATGATTCGGACCCTCCAGATCCCAATCCGAATTGCCGTGTTGTACTAACTCTCACGGCAGAGCGCAACCCCGAACCTAATCCAATCCGGCTCGCCGATTCCGAACAGAAAATGACGCGGCGCTGCTCGCATTGCAGCCACAACGGCCACAACTCTCGGACCTGCCCCAACCGCGGGGTCAAGATCTTCGGGGTCCGATTGACCGACGGCTCAATCCGGAAGAGTGCTAGTATGGGCAATCTCAGCCACTACGCCGGTTCGACTTCGGGTCATAATAACAATAACGCGTCAAACACTCCTGATTCGCCCGGTGAGACGCCGGATCATCATGCTGACGGGTATGCGTCGGAAGATTTCGTTCCCGGGTCATCGTCGAGTCGCGAACGCAAGAAAggttgaattatttatttattcattcgTTTGAGTTTTCGGTTGTTTACCTACTACTTTGAAATCTCTGTGTAATTTTAAGCTTAATTTCGGTGTTTTTCCAGTTGTCTTCACTGTAATTTTGGTGTTAAAATATTCtagtattataaaattaggTCATAGAGTTCGGGCCTGGAGGAGCTTGAAAATTCGATTTCAAGGGTCATTCACGCTCATCTCTGGATAGCTAGCAACTAGCGTGATGGTGGTTTTGTAGTTTGATGTCTGCTTGGGTGTTGTTACTGTTTAATTTCTTGGATAATAACACAGTATGGAATTTGTTATTGAACTGGAATTAGAGACGGTTTAGGAGAAAATTAAGGACTAGCGTCTTTGTTCCAACCAGAAAGGAATatgattttaattgaattttatgcTATTGATTCGTGTTACCATGTCAAAATTCTGATATTCTGATGAGAGCATCTTTTTGTCAGCTATGCCAATTTAGGTTTATTATCTATTGATCACTTAGATGCTGTTTAAGATAGAGGAATGGAATTAGAAAACTGATTGTTCAGTACAAAAAATGTTTAAGATGGGAGCATGATGCTCTGGATTACCTTTAGATTCCAGAGGTATTGCAGGAGCCCATTAGGATCATACAATTGTATGTTATCTGCCTTGAATGTCCTGTTTTTCTTCTGAATAGCTTATAATTTTGTTCTGCAGGTGTTCCATGGACTGAAGAGGAGCATAGGATGTTTTTACTTGGTTTGCAGAAGCTGGGGAAAGGTGATTGGCGTGGAATTGCACGCAATTATGTTGTATCTAGAACACCTACTCAAGTTGCCAGCCATgctcaaaaatattttatcaggCAAAGCAATGTGTCTAGGAGAAAAAGACGGTCCAGCCTATTTGATATTGTTGCAGATGAAGTTAGTACTCTCTCTGAAACCTTATTTTTGATTGGCTTTTCGACCTCAAATCTTCTGCAAATGCATGTGCATGTTTTTTGACAGTTAAAAGTCTGGTGGTAAAAAATTCCACTATTTCTGGACaatattaatagtaaatttaCTTCAGATGAGAAATTGTCTTTTGGCTAATTTATGGGGATCTGTCACCATGtgcattttgttatttgttggACCCGTCAAAGCAGAAGCTGGTTTCTTCCCCTGGGCTTGACTGTTAATGCATGCTCATTTTTGCAATTGTTTATGCTTTTAAAATCATTCCCCTAATGTTTGTTAACTATTCTTGGTGTGTATCACTTATGTGCAGCCACTCGACACTCCAGCTGCATCACAGGACTTGTTTTCTGCCAACCATACGCAGGGTGAAACACAAAGCAACAACCCACTGCCTGCTCCTCCTGCTTTGGATGAAGAATGTGAATCAATGGATTCTACCAACTCCAATGATGGAGAGCCGGCCCCTCCGAAGCCGGAAAACTCACAGTCCTGTATCCCAATGGTGTATCCTGCTGCTTATGTCTCACCATTCTTTCCATTTACTTATCCATATTGGTCGGCGTACAACACAGAGCCAACACAGAAGGAAACACATGAAGTGCTGAAGCCTACAGCAGTACATTCAAAGAGTCCTATAAATGTTGATGAACTGGTTGGCATGTCGAAACTGTGTTTGGGAGAATCTATTGGTCAGAATGGTCCATCTTCTCTCTCATTGAAACTTGATGAAGGGTCGTCTAGGCAGTCAGCCTTCCATGCTAATCCAGCCTCTGGCAGCTCTGGAATGAATTCAAGCGGCAGTCCTATTCATGCACTCTAATGATGCCTTTTGCTTGGAGTGATGGTGTTTGTTAGCTCAATGCCGATGAGCTCAACAATTTTACTGTTAATACAAAGACTAATAATGTGATGTGGGATTCGGGTCGGGTCATATACCTATGTGGAATACCTTAATAAGGTGGTTTGTTGGTGTCATTAACTTAATTCAGTTGTTAGCTTGTAGGTGGTTGTAGCATCTCgctagaaattattttaagctTTAACAATTTGTGTTTgccttaaaatattaattcgaTTCATTTGGCTTATGTTGATCAAGCGTCCTGTTTGCAGTCACTGTAACCAATGAGCAACGCATCGGGTTCGGGTAATAGCTGTTGTGGGTCGCTGCCCACTGGGTTGCCATGAGTAAAGAAGGCTTTTTCAGGTAGATTAGAGCTCTGATTGTTTGGCCAAATAATCGAGGAAGGtgaataaaattgatattaaaaattattggatGCCTTGCATAAATTTCATTACTGCGTCACTTCACCGCCACGATGTACCCGACTTTTAAAGGATAAGCAATAACccatcacaaaaaaaaaaaaaaaaagaagaaataataataagacaagacataatgaatttatttacaaagtCTTTTAAGTTTactcttcatttttttaaaatattttttctacgAGGGGgtggataaaatttaaatttattttgtaatctcTTACCTTTTCTAAAAATCAAACCCAAGTAACCggccaaataaaattacttgcaaaaatcaaatattataaattaggATAAGAAACCTTCCAGCACTTTCTAGACATAATGGAATGAAATAATTCCTTTTTGAATCTTCACTTCTAGGCATGATTTGCATGGTGTTAAATCTTGCCGCTTGTGTTCTAGCCAAGTTAGCTTTTATAGTTATTCAGGCTCGGTTGTGTGGCTGGATACTTTCCCagctgaatttttttttttttttccctttgtttgaattttttatgtacctttttaagttttaactaTGGTTACGAATGAAGCCCtgctatatattattatgaataattaaaaatgaaaaaaaaaaaaaaaagcgaaaTCTCTTTTTGGGCTGCTCTTTCTTTCAGCCATTTATTATATACATCAACCCGGGCCTAGATGACTGAGTAAGAAGCCCAGTACACCTACGCCGTAAGGGGGAGCAAATCCCAGAAACTGAAAGCAGAAACATGAAGAACATTTTCACTCTCTCAAAGCCCCCAAAACCGTGGGGCGGCAGGAGAAAATCCCAACACCGATCCCCATTCTTATTCCTCTCAATCACAATCTTCACATTTCTCCTCCTCTTCATTGCCTACAATCACATCCCCGAATCTCTCCTTTCACTCTCATCCAAAACCCTAGATCCCAAATTCTCACAATGCCATACCACCAAAGCCATAAGCCCAgataaaaaattcttcttgTATGCCCCACACAGTGGATTCAGCAACCAACTTGGAGAATTTAAGAATGCGATCCTAATGGCGGGAATTCTGAACCGGACCTTGATTGTCCCTCCGGTTCTTGATCACCATGCCGTTGCTCTCGGTAGTTGCCCTAAGTTTAGGGTACAGAGTCCTAATCAGATGCGAATCTCAGTCTGGCATCACGCGATCGAGCTTCTTCGAAGTGGAAGGTAACTTCTTTTTTGTCGCTTTGTGTGCAGTCGTGAATTTGTATAGGCTATTTAAATGATTGTTGATTCTTAAGCtctagtaaaatatttagccatatcttttgcttttgttcaGGTATGTCTCCATGGCTGACATTATTGATATTTCGTCTTTGGTATCTTCTTCCATGGTTAAAGTCCTAGATTTTCGGCGTTTTGCATCTTTATGGTGTGGTTTGGATGTAGATTTGGCTTGCTTGATTAGCTTAAACACGCAACCATCTTTGTTGGATAGGCTTAGGCAATGTGTATCTATGTTATCTGGGCTTAATGGCAATGTAGATGGGTGTTTTTTTGCTGTTGATGATGATTGTAGAACCACCGTTTGGACATATCAAAGTGGTGATGAAGATGGTGTATTAGATCCATTCCAACCTGATGAAcaactcaagaaaaagaagaaagtttCTTATGTTAGGAGGCGTCGAGATGTATACAAGGCTTTGGGATCAGGTTCTAAAGCTGACTCGGCCACTATTCTGGCATTTGGAACCCTTTTTACGGCCCCATACAAAGGCTCCCAGCTCTATATTGATATCAATGCGGCTCCAAGAGATCAAAGGATACAATCTTTAATTGAAAACATTGAATTTATTCCATTTGTCCCAGAAATATTGAGTGCCGGAAAGAAGTATGCTTTCGAGACCATTAAGGCTCCTTTTCTTTGTGCACAGCTCAGATTGTTAGATGGGCAATTCAAGAACCACTGGAAAGCTACTTTTTTGCGCTTGAAGGAAAAATTAGATTCCTTAAGGCAAAAGGGTCCTCAacctattaatatttttgtgatGACTGATCTTCCTGTAACTAACTGGACTGGAAATTACCTGGGGGATTTAGCGAAGGATACAGATTCTTTTAAGTTGTATTTTCTGAGAAAAGAAGATGAGTTGCTTGCACAAACAGCTCAGAAACTTGCAACTGCAGGACATGGCTTGAGGTATGGAGTAACTGGGATGGAGAAGCCTTGCCCTCAGAGATTTTCTGATGTTCTTTTGTTCATAGAGCAAACTGTTTGCAGCTGTGCTACAGTTGGTTTTGTTGGGACTGCTGGCTCAACTCTTGCAGAGAGTATAGAACTGATGAGAAAATTTGATGTATGTTCCACTCAAAATTGACTGCCCCTGGCTCGGGATCTTTGTTGATTTTAGTTCTTTGAAAGCATTGTGTTTAGGAGATCAAAATTGGACTCCTGAATGGGATTTTCTTCCCACCATGCAAGCATTGAACAAATATGTGCCTTGGTTGATTTTCTCTGCCTTTGAAGCAAGTTGGGCATTGCAATTTTCTTCGATCATCCTTTTTCCATGGTTCTGAATGATCCAGCTGATCTTGCCAGattgaaggaaaatattttggcTGGTGTCTTGTTTAGGGAAATATCATGTTTAGGTCTAACGGTGAAGGGCCAGCTTGATTCCTTGGCGCTCAAGTTTTACCTTGGTGAGAAAGCACTCTTCTGATTCTCTGTAGATTGTAAATTTGTAATGTTATATAATCCAATTGTTTTAATACACTATTACACTCTTTAAATTGCAATATAAACCAAGTTATACTGCTGATTTACAATGATCTGTGTTAACTTCAGTTTGCGGtcttaaacaaaacaaagttgATCCCTATCCCATTGGgcttaggggtgggcaaattcggtttggatcggtttgggaCATATtctcaaaccgatccaaacttATCGGTTTGAACTATTTTCAAACCGATATCaacctaaaattttttcaaaccgaACCGGTTTGGATCCGGTTTGAACTTATTAGCTAAAACCccatttcttttatattattttacctaaattatttgttatttttttgtgtccGTAATCCAAATTGATAcctcttttatattattcatatctACTTTGATATctacataataatttaaagatacaTCCATACAAGTTTACATCATAATACATCATAATAAACAAGTTCTTAACCTGTTcattcaaaacaaactcacaaaataaaaataaacttgaacaatatttgacaattaaaatattgtgcatCTTGTCCGTCAAAACTTATggctcaattatttttaatttgtcaaaatctgcataaaatgataaatataattagttagATTGCTTAACTTAgaatataatgtaattatataatatttctgGATTGGATCGGTTTGAATCGGTTTGGAATCCTTCCAAACCGAAATCCAAATCGAGTGATGTCGGTTTGCAATCCAATAAATCGAAACCAgtttttttactaatgaaaCCGATCCAAATGgtcggtttggatcggttcggttaaaatatgcccacccctaattggGCTATTCCTCCCCCCTCCCCCATTTTCtaccttttaaatttttaaacaatctGGTAAAATAGGTGAAATACCATTTTCCATTTGTGTTTCCTTGCTCcttgttgatttgatttgtcaTTTGATTAGAATGTgttaaatttcaaagtttttaacCTATTCAAATTTTCAGTTGTAGAAAGTAGAATCCAAAAgagtaaaataaacaattaaatttagaagTTTTGATCTAGCCAAATATTGCCCGATAGATAATAAACATTTGAAAGCAGTCCAAACTTGCATCCTTTGGGATGCTTAAGGCTACAACTGGCAAAACGGGTGATTGAATCGtgctaattttaaattaatttaagcatattttaatagaaatatgAATTAGTTTTGGTAAACTATTTAATCACATCATAGACTCATAggtcaaaaaattaaactctAATTCAGCATGAGAAAATTTATGTGTTGATTTAGAcactatttatttaataattttgttaattttcacgatttatatttatttattcatattatgTTTATGTTAAGTAAATtggtcgtgtcaaattttgtcGACTCAGCTGTAGGCTAACAATtgacaagaaaagaaaagaaataatagtAATGAGATCAATCTATAGTAATTATTCAATCTATTACCATAGACAATTTGATAAATCATTAAGATCTTGCTGACATGCTGGGAGAAAACAAGTGTTCGAGGTCCACCAAAAACAAACCATGGTTGTTCGTTTGCTTTAGAATTAAAGAGAAGTCGAATTCATTCATTTAGTATTTTATGGATACAGGATAAATGCATGAGAATTTCAATTTGCCATTCTATTTAAGAGAAGTTGTTGATCCACGACAGCATATCCGGATTCCGGAATAGAGCGAGGAGCGTGGTCCGCTCATACGGGTATGGGGACACATCATTGCTCGAGCATTTATATAGATAGATTtacattcaaattttttataatataaaataaaagcattCAAGTCACGTTCTTTTCTCAAAcacaaaggaaataaaaaataaaaaaatccgtAAATAATTGCTTTAATTGAGCCCTAGCATACATTATGGAGATTGCCAACGAACAGAGCGATTGATCAGAGGGAATTGGAGCCGACGCAAGCATGCGATTTCATCAAGACAAGGCCCGAGCCAAATTtccttaattattttggaagTCAAAATTCGGGTTTACCGACAAAACAAAGCAAGAGCAATAGCGATAACAGATGTATCTTATTAGGAAAGGAAAattatacttaaaaaaaaaaaaaaaggaaaggaaaggaaaattataatttccataatttaaaagctttctgaataaaaaaaataataataatgattctTATCCTAACTTAATTTTTGTCTGAATCATTGTTATACTTAACTCccttctaaattttaattttataaatttacatataaacccttacccatatatatatatatatatatatacatatatagagGTATCTtcactttaataaaatgatggTGTATATAAAAATACGAAAATATCatagattttaatatattaaatattatattttttatttgttagtagtatttttactttattaaaataaaaaatgtccTCTCCGGAAAgattaatatatgtatatatagactatatatatatatatatattatagattttaatatattaaatactatattctttttatctgttaatatattaaaatttacattttttaatctgtcagtaatatttttattttattaaaacaaacatGTCCTCGCCGAAAGattaatatatgtatgtatagaCTAACTTTTGCTACGGCTGAGATGGTTCCTTTAACCAAGTCACTGCCTATGAGTCATCGGCACATTCTTGAATAGGCACACAGTTAGAGCTCCGATTTCTCACACTGATTGTGAGTTTACggtttcatgttttatttcacTCTCCGATGAAGGTTCTTGTCCCCCTTCCCTCACAGTACTACGTCTACATGGCATCGGCCATCCAGTAGTATCTAGCCCATAGCCGTACATTACACATATATAACTTTTCCGACCACGGAACAAGGACAAAAAGacacagaaaaataaacattcaATGTCAAAAGAAGCCCAAATAAGCACGTGCTGTGAAATGTGAATATCGCATCGAAAAAGGGGAAAAGGAAATGAAAACGTGTATGAGCAACGGCAGCAAGTCAGCAACCTTATCAATTCATAATTAACTGGTGGTCCCTTTCCTATAAATAAGCTCTGGGTGGTTAGTTAAACGCCATTCGGAACAAATAAGCTATAACAGAAGAGGAGCTTTCCTTTTGCAAGTTGTAATCGatcaataattatatatatttattttttatctgaatCAAAT encodes:
- the LOC102619700 gene encoding O-fucosyltransferase 30; this translates as MKNIFTLSKPPKPWGGRRKSQHRSPFLFLSITIFTFLLLFIAYNHIPESLLSLSSKTLDPKFSQCHTTKAISPDKKFFLYAPHSGFSNQLGEFKNAILMAGILNRTLIVPPVLDHHAVALGSCPKFRVQSPNQMRISVWHHAIELLRSGRYVSMADIIDISSLVSSSMVKVLDFRRFASLWCGLDVDLACLISLNTQPSLLDRLRQCVSMLSGLNGNVDGCFFAVDDDCRTTVWTYQSGDEDGVLDPFQPDEQLKKKKKVSYVRRRRDVYKALGSGSKADSATILAFGTLFTAPYKGSQLYIDINAAPRDQRIQSLIENIEFIPFVPEILSAGKKYAFETIKAPFLCAQLRLLDGQFKNHWKATFLRLKEKLDSLRQKGPQPINIFVMTDLPVTNWTGNYLGDLAKDTDSFKLYFLRKEDELLAQTAQKLATAGHGLRYGVTGMEKPCPQRFSDVLLFIEQTVCSCATVGFVGTAGSTLAESIELMRKFDVCSTQN
- the LOC102619396 gene encoding transcription factor KUA1, with product MTRRCSHCSHNGHNSRTCPNRGVKIFGVRLTDGSIRKSASMGNLSHYAGSTSGHNNNNASNTPDSPGETPDHHADGYASEDFVPGSSSSRERKKGVPWTEEEHRMFLLGLQKLGKGDWRGIARNYVVSRTPTQVASHAQKYFIRQSNVSRRKRRSSLFDIVADEPLDTPAASQDLFSANHTQGETQSNNPLPAPPALDEECESMDSTNSNDGEPAPPKPENSQSCIPMVYPAAYVSPFFPFTYPYWSAYNTEPTQKETHEVLKPTAVHSKSPINVDELVGMSKLCLGESIGQNGPSSLSLKLDEGSSRQSAFHANPASGSSGMNSSGSPIHAL